In one Agathobacter rectalis ATCC 33656 genomic region, the following are encoded:
- the pdxS gene encoding pyridoxal 5'-phosphate synthase lyase subunit PdxS → MKNNKNTQYELNKGLAQMLKGGVIMDVTTPEQARIAEAAGACAVMALERIPADIRAAGGVSRMSDPKMIKGIQEAVSIPVMAKCRIGHFVEAQILEAIEIDYIDESEVLSPADDVYHINKRDFKVPFVCGARDLGEALRRINEGASMIRTKGEPGTGDIVQAVRHMRKMNSEIAKLTSMREDELFEAAKNLQVPFELVKFVHDNGKLPVVNFAAGGVATPADAALMMQLGAEGVFVGSGIFKSGDPAKRAAAIVKAVTNFTDAKLIAELSEDLGEAMVGINESEIKIIMEERGK, encoded by the coding sequence ATGAAAAATAATAAGAATACTCAATACGAACTCAACAAAGGACTCGCGCAGATGCTAAAGGGCGGTGTCATCATGGATGTCACGACTCCGGAGCAGGCCAGGATTGCCGAGGCTGCCGGTGCATGTGCTGTCATGGCGCTTGAAAGAATCCCTGCTGATATCAGAGCCGCAGGCGGTGTTTCAAGAATGAGCGATCCTAAGATGATTAAGGGCATTCAGGAGGCTGTCAGCATCCCCGTCATGGCAAAGTGCCGTATCGGTCACTTCGTGGAGGCTCAGATACTTGAGGCTATCGAGATTGACTACATTGATGAATCTGAGGTGCTTTCACCTGCTGATGATGTGTACCATATCAATAAGAGAGATTTCAAGGTGCCTTTCGTATGTGGTGCAAGAGATCTCGGTGAGGCTCTCCGCCGTATCAACGAGGGAGCTTCCATGATCCGTACAAAGGGTGAGCCCGGTACCGGTGATATCGTGCAGGCGGTCAGACATATGAGAAAGATGAATTCTGAGATTGCAAAACTAACTTCCATGCGTGAAGATGAGCTTTTCGAGGCAGCTAAAAATCTTCAGGTGCCTTTCGAGCTGGTCAAATTCGTTCACGATAACGGCAAGCTCCCGGTTGTAAACTTTGCGGCCGGTGGTGTGGCTACTCCGGCTGACGCGGCTCTTATGATGCAGCTCGGTGCTGAGGGTGTGTTCGTCGGTTCAGGTATCTTCAAATCAGGCGATCCTGCCAAGAGAGCTGCCGCTATCGTAAAAGCTGTGACAAACTTTACTGATGCAAAGCTCATCGCAGAGCTTTCTGAGGATCTCGGTGAGGCTATGGTCGGAATCAACGAGAGCGAGATTAAAATCATCATGGAAGAAAGAGGCAAATAA
- the pdxT gene encoding pyridoxal 5'-phosphate synthase glutaminase subunit PdxT has protein sequence MKSGLKIGVLAVQGAFIEHKRMLESLGCECVELRRKSDICDLDGLVLPGGESTVQGKLLRELDMFDELKERIANGLPVLATCAGLILLASHISNDDNVYFGTLPVTVKRNAYGRQLGSFEATARFDNSFDFTMTFIRAPYVEAIDDSAKNDVHVLAEYDGKIVGVQYKNQIGLAFHPELDDDTRIHERFLEMISAN, from the coding sequence ATGAAATCAGGACTTAAGATTGGTGTTTTAGCCGTTCAGGGAGCGTTTATTGAGCACAAGCGCATGCTTGAGTCTCTTGGGTGCGAATGTGTAGAGCTGCGCCGGAAATCAGATATCTGTGACTTAGACGGACTCGTGCTGCCTGGAGGTGAGAGCACTGTGCAAGGCAAGCTGCTCCGTGAGCTTGATATGTTTGATGAGCTTAAGGAAAGAATCGCAAACGGACTTCCGGTGCTTGCAACCTGCGCCGGTCTTATCCTTTTAGCTTCTCATATCAGCAACGATGACAACGTATATTTCGGCACTTTGCCTGTCACTGTTAAAAGAAATGCCTACGGCAGACAGCTTGGAAGCTTTGAGGCTACAGCAAGGTTTGACAATAGCTTTGACTTTACCATGACATTTATCAGGGCGCCTTACGTGGAAGCTATTGACGACTCCGCCAAAAATGATGTACATGTGCTCGCCGAGTATGACGGCAAAATTGTCGGCGTGCAGTATAAGAACCAGATTGGGCTGGCTTTCCATCCGGAGCTTGATGATGATACACGGATTCATGAGAGGTTTTTGGAGATGATATCTGCAAATTAA
- a CDS encoding sensor histidine kinase, translating to MKKISRNLWLKLAAFIVCSVMAAGLVVTTIVAVYTNNYESTAQLRDEIHANIAGAYSRQMVYNYESGDDNAFSQMMDDTNLQAAVVKSNETSEDKVDVKSDAAKVYSSVDEISNPDYIFSYKAKNLKWNRLSYLWDAMSGRYEESDDASNNMNSERISSIMYSKTNGLFYLCLNDGTAYVIPKVRVMTGSNDNSSLGLYKAVEKTDENGNNYFAYEEMFTGQSLDITGFAEWKNVKCYDEKGNHIKCGMNLSDDGDSRFDSDGSYYDYDEDIYYDSYEIIKVVEQVNESYELLPDTFNISDTGIVYYPYTQTEDKPEYYYVYAKLPQQLQEKGDYFNQADSLLDVMEFTEAHLSVLFVIFILGFVITAGYLLTVAGKREDSEEIKLRLYDRLSYEVMLGVTMFADFMVFPAGFLLTKQLPVVALICLAATMVSLEAILSTYVRIRAHEFWKHTLCYYVVRFFLKPVKKLCRMVFAPIRYGFSWIERNVPLFLISMLAFGLLCLLELIGFGMELIGFVFIIKLIELALLITFIMQYDRIRCAAKAIANGDFSQPVDTSRLMLFFRKHGEDLNNVSNGIEAAVSEKMKSERFRTELITNVSHDIKTPLTSIINYVDLLQKEDIDNEKVREYLDVLDRQSSRLKKLIQDLLEASKASTGSINVELEELDAAVMLSQVAGEYKEKFEKNNLDLIIKNDVTPVMIQADGRHLWRVFDNLMNNINKYAQPGTRVYIDIIPKDSGAIITFKNVSATPLNISSDELKERFVRGDSSRNTEGSGLGLSIAESLMKLMNGTLELTVDGDLFKVTLEF from the coding sequence ATGAAAAAAATATCAAGGAATCTGTGGCTTAAGCTTGCGGCATTTATAGTGTGCTCGGTCATGGCGGCAGGGCTTGTTGTAACAACGATAGTTGCAGTGTATACAAACAATTATGAAAGTACAGCACAGCTAAGGGATGAAATTCATGCGAATATTGCAGGAGCCTATAGCAGACAGATGGTGTACAATTATGAATCCGGTGATGACAATGCATTTTCGCAGATGATGGACGATACCAATCTGCAGGCCGCAGTGGTAAAGAGTAATGAAACATCAGAGGACAAGGTAGATGTAAAATCTGATGCAGCAAAGGTGTATTCAAGTGTGGATGAAATATCAAATCCGGATTATATTTTTAGCTACAAGGCAAAGAACTTAAAGTGGAACAGGCTATCATATCTGTGGGATGCAATGAGCGGCCGCTATGAAGAGTCAGACGATGCATCAAACAATATGAACAGTGAGAGAATCAGCTCAATCATGTATTCCAAGACAAATGGGCTCTTTTATCTGTGCCTGAATGATGGTACCGCTTATGTCATTCCAAAGGTGAGGGTGATGACAGGCTCTAACGATAACAGCTCGCTTGGCTTATATAAGGCAGTTGAGAAAACCGATGAGAATGGAAATAATTACTTTGCCTACGAGGAGATGTTTACAGGCCAGTCACTCGATATTACAGGCTTTGCCGAGTGGAAAAATGTAAAGTGCTATGATGAAAAAGGAAATCATATAAAGTGTGGCATGAATCTGAGTGATGACGGCGATTCGCGCTTTGATAGTGACGGCTCTTACTACGATTATGATGAGGATATTTATTATGACAGCTACGAAATCATAAAAGTGGTGGAGCAGGTGAATGAGAGCTATGAGCTTTTACCGGATACCTTTAATATATCGGATACCGGAATTGTGTACTATCCATACACCCAAACGGAAGATAAGCCTGAGTACTATTATGTGTATGCAAAGCTTCCCCAGCAGCTTCAGGAAAAGGGCGATTACTTCAATCAGGCAGACAGCTTACTTGACGTCATGGAATTTACAGAGGCTCATTTGAGTGTATTGTTTGTCATATTTATACTTGGTTTTGTGATTACAGCGGGGTATCTGCTGACAGTTGCCGGAAAACGTGAGGATTCGGAAGAAATTAAATTACGATTATATGACAGGCTGTCGTATGAGGTGATGCTTGGAGTGACAATGTTTGCAGACTTTATGGTATTTCCGGCAGGCTTTTTACTTACAAAGCAGCTTCCGGTGGTGGCACTCATTTGTCTGGCGGCAACCATGGTTTCGCTTGAAGCAATCCTGTCAACATACGTAAGAATCAGGGCACATGAGTTCTGGAAGCATACACTGTGCTACTATGTTGTGAGATTTTTCTTAAAGCCTGTCAAAAAGCTATGCAGGATGGTATTTGCTCCAATCAGATACGGCTTTTCATGGATAGAAAGAAATGTACCGCTGTTTTTGATCAGTATGCTGGCATTCGGCCTTTTATGTCTGCTTGAGCTTATAGGCTTTGGCATGGAGCTTATTGGCTTTGTATTTATTATAAAGCTTATAGAGCTTGCGCTGCTTATCACATTCATCATGCAGTATGACAGGATAAGATGCGCCGCAAAGGCAATAGCAAACGGTGATTTTTCACAGCCGGTTGATACATCAAGACTCATGCTGTTTTTCAGAAAGCATGGCGAGGATTTGAATAATGTGAGCAATGGAATAGAGGCGGCGGTCTCTGAAAAAATGAAGAGCGAGCGCTTCAGGACGGAGCTCATCACAAATGTGTCGCATGATATCAAGACACCGCTCACCTCGATTATCAATTATGTGGACCTGTTGCAGAAGGAGGACATAGATAACGAGAAGGTACGCGAATATCTTGACGTTCTCGACAGACAGTCATCACGTTTGAAAAAATTAATTCAGGATTTACTCGAAGCGTCAAAGGCATCTACCGGCAGCATAAATGTAGAACTTGAGGAACTGGATGCGGCTGTTATGCTGTCACAGGTAGCCGGAGAATACAAAGAAAAATTCGAGAAAAATAATCTTGATTTAATTATCAAAAATGACGTTACACCTGTCATGATTCAGGCAGACGGACGACATCTGTGGAGAGTGTTTGATAACCTGATGAACAATATCAACAAATACGCCCAGCCGGGTACGAGAGTGTATATTGACATCATTCCAAAGGACAGCGGAGCCATCATAACCTTCAAGAATGTATCAGCTACACCGCTTAATATCTCAAGCGATGAGCTCAAGGAGCGTTTTGTCAGAGGAGACAGCTCGCGAAATACCGAGGGCAGCGGACTTGGACTGTCTATTGCAGAAAGTCTCATGAAGCTCATGAATGGTACTTTGGAGCTGACTGTGGACGGTGATCTGTTTAAGGTGACTCTGGAGTTTTGA
- a CDS encoding response regulator transcription factor has translation MYKVLVCDDEKDIVSAISIYLTSDGYEVIPARNGLEALDIVKHNDVHLVLMDIMMPVMDGIEAMVEIRKISNVPVILLTAKSEDTDKVLGLTVGADDYVTKPFNPVELQARVKSQIRRYMLLGAGNTSAGKLVIGGIELDDKSKTVTVDGEAANLTRTEYDILKLLMEHPGEVYSPNQIYAKVWKDEPYGTENTVAVHIRHLREKVEINPAEPRYLKVIWGRGYKIDAE, from the coding sequence ATGTATAAAGTATTAGTATGTGATGATGAAAAAGACATTGTATCGGCAATCAGCATTTATTTGACAAGCGATGGCTACGAGGTAATCCCGGCGCGAAACGGGCTGGAGGCGCTCGATATAGTAAAACACAATGATGTGCATCTTGTCCTGATGGATATCATGATGCCTGTCATGGACGGAATAGAGGCGATGGTGGAAATCAGAAAAATCTCTAATGTGCCGGTCATACTGCTCACTGCCAAAAGTGAGGACACTGACAAGGTACTCGGGCTCACGGTCGGAGCAGACGACTATGTGACGAAACCGTTTAACCCGGTAGAGCTGCAGGCGAGGGTGAAGTCGCAGATCAGGAGGTACATGCTTCTTGGCGCAGGCAATACAAGCGCAGGAAAGCTGGTAATCGGCGGCATTGAGCTGGATGACAAATCAAAGACAGTGACAGTTGATGGCGAGGCAGCAAATCTTACACGTACAGAGTACGATATTTTGAAGCTTCTCATGGAGCATCCGGGCGAGGTGTATTCGCCAAATCAGATATATGCAAAGGTCTGGAAGGATGAGCCGTATGGGACAGAAAACACGGTGGCGGTACATATCCGCCATCTCAGAGAAAAGGTTGAGATAAATCCGGCTGAGCCAAGATACTTAAAGGTCATCTGGGGTCGCGGATACAAAATTGACGCTGAATAG
- the pstA gene encoding phosphate ABC transporter permease PstA — protein sequence MTSINGKRRRIGDDVVYFFIYLCAALSVVLLAGIIIYVFVRGIGQVNWQFMTSETSVLRGTVGIAGNLLNTLYIIIITMLIATPVGVGAAVYLNEYAKPGKLVSTIEFATETLAGIPSIIFGLFGMMFFGQTIGFGYSILTGSLTLTLMVLPLITRNTQEALKTVPDSYRHGAVGLGAGKWHTIRTILLPSAMPGIITGVILAIGRIVGESAALLFTAGSAGMLPKVASGYFSKIMQSGGTLTIKLYLAATSEGKFDQAFGIAVVLLVIVFLINILTKVLAKKFQAK from the coding sequence ATGACTAGTATAAATGGAAAACGTCGCAGAATAGGCGATGATGTAGTATATTTTTTCATATATCTGTGCGCAGCATTATCGGTAGTGCTGCTTGCGGGAATCATCATATATGTATTTGTCAGGGGAATCGGCCAGGTCAACTGGCAGTTTATGACCAGCGAGACATCTGTATTAAGAGGCACCGTAGGAATAGCGGGCAACCTGCTCAATACACTTTACATCATAATTATCACCATGCTCATAGCAACTCCCGTAGGAGTGGGAGCAGCCGTGTACTTGAATGAGTATGCAAAGCCGGGTAAGCTCGTATCCACAATAGAGTTTGCCACAGAGACACTTGCAGGAATACCGTCAATCATCTTTGGCCTCTTCGGAATGATGTTTTTCGGACAGACAATAGGCTTTGGCTACAGTATCCTGACAGGCTCACTGACACTGACACTCATGGTGCTGCCTCTCATCACAAGAAATACACAGGAGGCGCTTAAAACTGTACCGGACAGCTACAGACACGGAGCAGTCGGACTTGGAGCCGGAAAATGGCACACCATCCGCACCATCCTGTTGCCATCAGCCATGCCGGGAATCATCACAGGTGTTATCCTTGCAATCGGCCGAATAGTAGGTGAGTCAGCAGCACTTCTCTTTACGGCAGGAAGTGCAGGAATGCTTCCAAAGGTTGCCAGCGGTTATTTCTCAAAGATAATGCAGTCAGGTGGAACACTTACCATCAAGCTCTACCTTGCAGCGACAAGTGAAGGAAAATTCGACCAGGCATTTGGAATTGCGGTTGTGCTTCTCGTAATCGTATTCTTAATCAACATCCTGACAAAGGTGCTGGCAAAGAAATTCCAGGCGAAGTAA
- the pstC gene encoding phosphate ABC transporter permease subunit PstC, whose product MKHKSIVENVAKIIFTVCAVVAIFAVLSITIYMFLKGAPAFFKVGVLNLLFGTKWAPTAADPSYGILYIILTSIIGTAVSILIGVPIALLTAVFLTEVSNKKLSAVVQPAVELLAAIPSVIYGLLGLMILNPVLYKLEKHIFANSATHQFTGGSNLLAAIIVLAIMILPTVINMSVSSIQAVPQQMRAASLALGATKIQTIFKVTVPAAKSGIMTGIVLGIGRALGEAMAINMVAGGTVSFPLPFNSVRFLTTQLVSEMGYASGLHRQVLFSVGLVLFVFIMIINLTLMKLKKKGAVEND is encoded by the coding sequence ATGAAACATAAATCCATAGTAGAGAATGTTGCCAAAATAATATTCACGGTATGTGCGGTTGTGGCAATATTCGCAGTATTATCAATAACAATTTATATGTTCCTTAAAGGCGCACCGGCATTTTTCAAGGTCGGAGTGTTAAACCTCTTATTCGGAACAAAATGGGCGCCGACAGCGGCAGACCCAAGCTACGGAATATTGTACATAATCCTCACATCCATCATAGGAACAGCAGTATCTATACTCATAGGAGTACCGATTGCTCTTCTTACGGCAGTATTTCTCACGGAGGTGTCAAACAAAAAGCTCTCAGCGGTAGTGCAGCCGGCAGTAGAGCTGCTTGCAGCCATTCCATCAGTAATCTATGGACTTTTAGGACTTATGATACTTAATCCGGTATTATACAAGCTGGAGAAACATATTTTTGCAAACTCAGCAACACATCAGTTTACCGGCGGATCAAATCTGCTTGCAGCAATCATAGTGCTTGCAATCATGATTCTTCCTACGGTAATAAACATGAGCGTATCATCAATACAGGCAGTACCACAGCAGATGAGAGCGGCATCCCTTGCTCTTGGAGCAACAAAGATACAGACAATATTTAAAGTGACGGTTCCTGCAGCAAAGTCAGGAATCATGACAGGAATTGTGCTCGGAATAGGTCGTGCGCTCGGAGAAGCGATGGCTATCAACATGGTAGCCGGTGGAACGGTAAGCTTTCCACTTCCGTTCAACTCAGTGCGTTTCCTTACCACACAGCTCGTCAGCGAGATGGGATACGCCAGCGGACTTCACAGACAGGTGCTTTTCTCAGTAGGTCTTGTGCTTTTTGTGTTTATTATGATAATCAACCTCACCCTTATGAAACTCAAAAAGAAAGGAGCTGTGGAAAATGACTAG
- a CDS encoding phosphate ABC transporter substrate-binding protein produces MKNRMKKLLVLATAATMMTAAFTGCGSGSDGADNNADTSADEGTSNENLSGSLSLAGSTSMEKLCEALKESFMEKNPGVTVTVEYTGSGSGIESVTAGSVDIGDSSRALTDDEKANGVEENIVAIDGIAVITDKDNSVTELTSDDLKKIYTGEISNWKDLGGKDEAIVAIGREAASGTRGAFEELLDVKDQCKYAQELDSTGAVLAKVGSTPGAIGYVSLDVLDDTVTAMKIDGVEATEENIVAGKYLLSRPFVMATKGKIDEQNDIVKAWFDYVNSDEGQAVIKKVGLILPQ; encoded by the coding sequence ATGAAAAATCGTATGAAAAAACTTTTAGTTTTAGCAACTGCTGCAACAATGATGACAGCAGCATTTACAGGATGTGGCTCAGGCTCAGACGGAGCAGACAACAATGCAGATACAAGCGCAGATGAAGGTACATCAAATGAGAACTTAAGCGGTTCACTTTCACTTGCGGGAAGTACTTCAATGGAGAAGCTTTGTGAGGCGCTCAAGGAGTCATTCATGGAGAAAAACCCTGGAGTAACAGTAACAGTAGAGTATACAGGCTCTGGTTCAGGAATCGAGTCAGTGACAGCAGGAAGCGTAGATATCGGAGATTCATCAAGAGCACTTACAGATGATGAGAAAGCAAACGGCGTTGAGGAAAACATCGTAGCAATTGACGGAATCGCAGTAATCACAGACAAGGACAACTCAGTAACAGAGCTTACATCAGATGACTTAAAGAAAATCTACACAGGTGAGATTTCAAACTGGAAAGACCTTGGTGGAAAAGATGAGGCAATCGTAGCAATCGGCCGTGAGGCAGCTTCTGGTACAAGAGGAGCCTTCGAGGAGCTTCTTGATGTAAAGGATCAGTGCAAATATGCACAGGAGCTTGACTCAACAGGAGCAGTTCTTGCAAAGGTAGGCTCAACACCGGGAGCAATCGGATATGTTTCACTTGACGTGCTTGATGATACAGTAACAGCAATGAAAATTGACGGAGTAGAGGCAACAGAGGAAAACATTGTAGCAGGCAAATATCTCCTTTCTCGTCCATTCGTAATGGCTACAAAGGGCAAGATTGACGAGCAGAACGATATTGTTAAAGCTTGGTTTGACTATGTAAACTCTGATGAGGGACAGGCAGTTATCAAGAAGGTGGGCCTTATCCTCCCTCAGTAG
- a CDS encoding EAL domain-containing protein, translated as MNIVSQMCAIAVMFVIMYFYISQKKIILHTSKAFVEVWIAGLLSLFSDIFALVAIEKRSGYPHTATNIICKLYLWTVTWVAMVAFWYICVDIFRKKELERKWRKRLWIFGILTDILIMVVPIKIYDSDNIVYTYGPAVIITYAVTVILLALILMLTKKYSQAINPRRRKSMQVWVALMFISAVIQFIDKKILIVSFASVIGVLILFIMLENPMANIDRDTGFFNLNALFEYMKEAYGQGNDVSIVCIRYGSNENDFFTREMEKSIFYEVVSFINKLPDNYVFRSSANEYLLVFENTDCAEKTIGILERRFDKPWGGDNMTMLFGEIYYLRSTELVRRPSDILGLFQYAKRNRAEFTGRGVMLINNEVIEHIYDENSVENEIIEALRDNRVEVFYQPIYNTKTHKFTSAEALVRIRSREGNIIPPGRFIAVAEKRGLILRLGERVFEIVCRFIVQHDIHAMGIEYIECNLSVVQCAYDHLAQDFIAIMEKYHVDANDIVLEITESASITEKKILLDNMNALRKVGVRFALDDFGTGQSNLSYIVDMPIDIVKFDRGMTNAYFDNGKGKPVMDAAMGMIQKLKLEIVSEGIEEKEQLAKLDELGIDYIQGYYFSKPRNAAEFISFIESNNT; from the coding sequence ATGAATATTGTTTCACAAATGTGTGCCATTGCGGTGATGTTCGTAATAATGTATTTTTATATTTCGCAGAAAAAGATTATATTACATACATCGAAGGCTTTTGTTGAGGTATGGATTGCAGGCTTGCTGTCACTTTTCTCTGATATTTTCGCACTTGTTGCAATTGAAAAAAGAAGCGGATATCCTCATACTGCTACCAATATTATCTGCAAATTATATCTCTGGACGGTTACATGGGTTGCCATGGTGGCCTTCTGGTATATATGCGTGGATATTTTCAGGAAAAAAGAGCTTGAGCGCAAGTGGAGAAAGCGGCTGTGGATATTTGGAATCTTAACTGATATTCTGATAATGGTCGTACCGATTAAAATTTATGATTCGGATAATATAGTTTATACATATGGTCCGGCTGTTATTATAACATATGCAGTAACTGTAATTCTGCTGGCGCTTATTCTAATGCTGACAAAAAAATACAGTCAGGCTATAAATCCGAGAAGAAGAAAGAGCATGCAGGTCTGGGTGGCTCTTATGTTTATATCGGCGGTTATTCAGTTTATAGATAAAAAAATATTGATTGTCAGCTTTGCGAGTGTGATAGGTGTGCTTATCCTTTTTATTATGCTTGAAAATCCAATGGCAAATATTGACAGGGATACAGGATTTTTCAACCTCAATGCCCTTTTTGAATACATGAAGGAGGCATATGGACAGGGGAATGATGTATCGATAGTGTGTATTCGCTATGGAAGCAATGAAAATGATTTTTTCACCCGCGAGATGGAAAAAAGTATTTTTTATGAGGTGGTTTCTTTTATAAATAAGCTGCCTGATAATTATGTTTTTAGAAGCTCGGCAAACGAGTATCTGCTGGTTTTTGAGAATACTGATTGTGCAGAAAAAACAATCGGAATATTGGAACGCAGGTTCGACAAGCCATGGGGCGGTGACAATATGACGATGCTGTTTGGGGAAATATATTATCTAAGGTCTACTGAGCTTGTGCGGAGACCATCGGATATACTGGGGCTTTTTCAATATGCCAAGCGTAACAGAGCTGAGTTTACGGGGCGCGGCGTGATGCTCATAAATAATGAAGTCATTGAGCACATATATGATGAAAATTCGGTTGAGAATGAGATAATAGAGGCATTGCGCGATAACCGTGTTGAGGTATTTTACCAGCCTATTTATAACACTAAAACGCATAAATTCACCTCTGCGGAGGCGCTTGTCAGAATAAGGTCGCGCGAGGGAAATATCATACCTCCGGGCAGGTTTATTGCTGTAGCTGAGAAGCGGGGACTCATTTTAAGGCTTGGAGAGCGCGTGTTTGAGATAGTGTGCAGATTTATTGTACAGCATGATATACATGCGATGGGAATTGAGTATATTGAATGCAACCTGTCAGTGGTGCAGTGTGCTTATGACCATTTAGCGCAGGATTTTATTGCAATTATGGAGAAATATCATGTGGATGCAAATGATATTGTGCTTGAGATTACAGAGTCTGCATCTATCACTGAAAAAAAGATACTGCTTGATAATATGAATGCCCTGCGTAAGGTGGGAGTGAGGTTTGCGCTGGATGATTTTGGCACAGGTCAGTCAAATTTAAGCTATATTGTTGATATGCCGATTGACATTGTGAAATTTGACAGAGGCATGACAAATGCATATTTTGACAACGGAAAGGGCAAGCCGGTTATGGATGCCGCAATGGGCATGATTCAAAAGCTTAAGCTTGAGATTGTTTCTGAGGGAATTGAGGAGAAGGAGCAGTTGGCAAAGCTGGATGAGCTTGGAATAGATTACATTCAGGGCTACTATTTCTCAAAACCGAGAAATGCTGCTGAGTTTATTTCATTCATAGAAAGCAATAATACATAG
- the ymfI gene encoding elongation factor P 5-aminopentanone reductase: MTNQTNHTNHINHINKTAIITGASRGIGAAIAKKLASCGYNLSLCCRNSSDRLKALADELHCAYGIEVLCYTGNVGDFFFAKDMVTNTISHFGHIDVLINNAGISHIGLLSDMTPEEWNNIVAINLTGVFNFTKLVTPYMVADKCGRILQISSVWGNVGASCEVAYSACKGGINAFTKALGKELAPSHIPVNAIACGVIDTDMNRCFDETERAELADEIPAGRFATACEVADMAYSVITAPDYLTGQIITFDGGWI; the protein is encoded by the coding sequence ATGACAAATCAGACAAATCACACCAATCACATAAATCACATAAATAAAACAGCTATAATAACCGGAGCTTCACGCGGTATCGGTGCCGCCATTGCCAAAAAGCTGGCTTCCTGTGGCTATAACCTCTCACTTTGCTGCCGCAATTCATCTGACAGGCTAAAGGCACTGGCTGATGAGCTTCACTGTGCATACGGAATTGAGGTGCTATGCTACACCGGAAATGTAGGAGACTTTTTCTTTGCCAAGGATATGGTTACGAATACCATTTCCCATTTTGGCCATATAGATGTGCTCATTAACAATGCCGGCATATCGCATATCGGGCTACTGAGCGACATGACACCGGAGGAATGGAACAATATCGTGGCGATAAATCTGACCGGTGTTTTCAACTTTACAAAGCTCGTCACCCCTTATATGGTTGCCGATAAATGTGGCCGCATACTACAGATTTCATCTGTCTGGGGCAATGTCGGAGCCTCCTGTGAGGTGGCATACTCAGCCTGCAAGGGCGGTATAAATGCATTTACCAAGGCACTCGGCAAGGAGCTTGCGCCATCGCATATTCCGGTAAATGCCATAGCCTGCGGTGTCATAGATACCGATATGAACCGCTGCTTTGATGAGACAGAACGCGCTGAGCTGGCCGATGAAATCCCTGCCGGACGCTTTGCCACAGCCTGTGAGGTCGCAGATATGGCTTACTCCGTCATCACTGCACCTGATTACCTCACAGGACAGATAATCACTTTTGATGGTGGCTGGATTTAA